A section of the Drosophila sechellia strain sech25 chromosome 3L, ASM438219v1, whole genome shotgun sequence genome encodes:
- the LOC6611033 gene encoding protein javelin gives MCSTCLCRLPRHETINYSGYPWKVDLRVRHILHVKIGSGQSHSLCYGGTMGNGYFRTSQTSSSSRQREKRGKDSYSYQHNYVDRVRLEDTTGGHYYNNQHQQATHDPRCPQLRAAGWRHTHKSVSHLDLATSCHDAAGTGLGRHSQQLHHHHSSQVNQHHQQQQSHHHLQHASSHSHHPHAQPHWTQCRVGGAGSGNGQLRNARSLDYTQLEREENALDIAEFYWRFDAEAPLDQVDSYAVLPINEHFEPSAATPTAVGSKETTTTCPTTVASKANGGATTAATTAAANALLDILGSESCSLRRSRSLAVIREETFSDLQIGSANSSRRRSQLIPRARLVNRGFFRESPRLNGKQNQATLVGEQPADQPTADDTQSQRSNSATCDSHQQQQQQQHQQHQQQQHRRLSRESRDFDVYYDNLKRLDALALNLSEQLHPWHNDKSDLESLNSDYFKNSLHQNHLDQQQPSSLEFEALEQVAASLLKERPRIYQSRRQQQNRNNHHSNCLQRHLDTGGESCPEHSQSSVFPETTTSNSDDQTDSPSLSEQEYDLTHIEEIYQQGNNGEESYEIISLTTTTRTRFESSEEGEEEQTGEEVVDSLTTPTEPQTSDSESTLRQNHNEQLDKLIAYDSVYLSSEDSSDCTLVGESCESFEQRTFTSCGESGELETRSLLHISIEDTVYEPQAKQHKKATNQEDQPAPLITSTAKVEAQIFTQVLKVEHTPKPKILAVVEKRKLKQEEVKQQPPELKRQATDSFVVTANKSNLAENQYHSLPDVNIGVSLKVCESIDKELRSSYNQQRQQQRKEAKKEQQVTRAETYDSIRRFGRAHQKARQREYQEREREREKEASAALQEKDKEREREKPKINKEFSAQERQIEVKGTTKSQDIIKEKEQVSIKGEAEDDEEEEPLPPPPPPLTEESQQEDTVADVEEEDNLSVSISQPEQPKEAPVIEVANFSKLIERRAQEIRERQEQIKPSFQIIVTDAQNNIIQKEAIQESKVTSQRIEPKPNPKTNSNSSSTCNLVQRPLRRSVSSSSGKPLEHRILSTGAPIYKARPVRVLPSSSSDSSFSRGKMSRPQILHVVDGRGGVAGGGAGGTLRRRSSARSIASTISSPGGEVANEYLQKVDAVRCYWNKLAGNEPETLKTEQPAKETQPGIHFQLGGETTTQGTDKSAVGNDFCSMMPHPSIEIVELGEGAQKATIVKAAPEREEDPDEDQDQFDHIRYKVLKSQQLIRNNFLSTRNKKEAQFDGLIQYLQEYSFQELLSNNNVVIVEPVRTKIERPLQVGINSGSTTTPTTVPPPKPPRVVNASASQPRKTRQRQTGGAAAKRHFFYQPVRVNRELYEDELPDPDTVRNVRRFFEQNVLPTPGQGLLVQSQQKFGGSACQLSPKSRRARGYRYLTIDTSYGGEEQPKGMEMLEEHKAKHWDNASLSSGISSGDLSSPCGEYHHQESPVMACKDVHVQDVVRRHNSNAANAKARAKFASRRTWCMGAGGPGANESLYRQIYENNLGNSDQQENGEHLEEEDDEQDDQYEDDVEQDMCENYYVSNDVLAKIRECGSTVTYYGGRVMDKTATSNTVPSTKTTQPMTGSATRSRIRQIEACNVCLPSERCEHRLQTKQAAAEQQQDSYQGIKFKLVKSNSCSSRLELAGTGEDEVTADSEVVRKMVHHFEANQTTASNDVQVTINSQSQITSTKKEPEEDVPRRQVTVNNHINVLGDTMPQESQEKAENFNGRPEENGAVDAVPTYESQAMNIRLDATENKNILQTAAATAAANKVCRNKNVDLAYTLVKTTANPPKGKPIEAPRQKIGKQLREVEENVEKAAVTKAAIKLTKSAPSQIIVPVDIHSQASIVAHTAPIPERRLSNASSSNSVVDKTVVRHYVANDKSIYERRKYDEIEFEEFEVYDPSKEPPPQVEESPEKIPTDAELYDSLDDKM, from the exons AGGCAAGGACAGCTATAGCTACCAGCACAATTACGTGGATCGGGTGCGTTTAGAGGACACCACTGGTGGACATTACTACAACAATCAGCACCAGCAAGCCACACACGATCCGAGGTGTCCGCAGTTGAGAGCCGCTGGCTGGAGACACACGCACAAATCCGTTTCCCATCTCGACTTGGCCACCAGCTGTCATGATGCAGCTGGAACTGGCTTAGGTCGCCACTCGCAGCAGCTacaccaccaccacagcaGCCAGGTGAatcagcaccaccagcagcagcagagtcACCACCATTTGCAGCACGCCAGCTCGCACTCCCACCATCCACACGCCCAGCCTCACTGGACGCAGTGCCGGGTGGGCGGGGCCGGAAGCGGAAACGGGCAGCTGAGGAACGCCCGATCGCTGGACTACACGCAACTCGAGCGGGAGGAGAACGCCTTGGACATCGCCGAGTTCTATTGGCGATTCGATGCGGAAGCTCCGCTCGACCAAGTCGATAGCTACGCGG TACTACCAATCAATGAACACTTTGAGCCCTCGGCTGCAACACCAACGGCTGTAGGATCAAAGGAGACAACCACAACCTGCCCCACCACAGTAGCCAGCAAGGCAAATGGTGGTGCCACCACCGCCGCAACCACTGCCGCTGCAAACGCCCTGCTGGACATTTTGGGCAGCGAATCGTGCAGCTTGAGAAGATCGCGCAGTTTGGCCGTAATACGTGAGGAGACATTTAGCGACCTGCAAATTGGATCGGCCAACAGCAGTCGTCGCCGATCGCAGCTAATACCGCGTGCCCGGCTCGTTAATCGCGGATTTTTCCGCGAATCGCCCCG ATTGAACGGCAAACAAAATCAGGCGACCTTGGTGGGTGAGCAGCCAGCGGATCAGCCTACGGCGGATGACACCCAGAGCCAGAGAAGCAACTCGGCCACTTGCGATtcgcatcagcagcagcaacagcagcagcaccagcaacatcaacagcagcaacatagGCGGCTTAGCAGAGAATCGCGTGACTTTGATGTCTACTATGATAATCTGAAACGCTTGGACGCCTTGGCTTTGAATCTGAGTGAGCAATTGCATCCTTGGCACAACGACAAGAGCGACTTGGAGAGCTTGAACTCGGATTACTTCAAAAATTCATTGCATCAGAACCATCTGGATCAGCAGCAACCATCATCCCTGGAATTCGAAGCTCTCGAACAGGTGGCAGCTAGTTTGCTCAAGGAAAGACCAAGGATTTATCAATCAAGGCGACAGCAGCAGAACAGGAATAACCATCACTCCAATTGCCTGCAACGTCACCTGGACACGGGAGGAGAATCTTGTCCAGAACACAGCCAGAGCAGTGTTTTCCCAGAGACTACAACCAGTAACTCAGATGATCAGACCGATAGTCCATCGCTTTCGGAACAGGAATACGACTTAACCCACATCGAGGAGATCTACCAGCAGGGTAACAACGGTGAGGAGAGCTACGAGATCATAAGTcttacaacaacaacaaggacaCGTTTCGAAAGCAGTGAGGAGGGCGAGGAGGAGCAAACTGGAGAGGAAGTTGTGGACAGTCTGACCACGCCCACGGAACCACAGACCAGCGATAGTGAGAGCACATTAAGGCAAAACCACAACGAACAGTTGGACAAACTTATAGCTTATGATTCTGTTTACCTCTCCTCAGAAGATAGTTCAGATTGTACTTTAGTTGGCGAAAGTTGCGAGTCCTTCGAGCAGAGAACTTTCACTAGTTGTGGCGAAAGTGGCGAGTTGGAAACCCGCAGCTTACTACACATTTCAATTGAGGACACGGTTTATGAACCCCAAGCGAAGCAGCACAAAAAGGCCACAAATCAAGAAGATCAACCTGCTCCTCTGATAACCAGCACAGCCAAAGTTGAGGCACAGATCTTTACACAAGTTTTAAAGGTAGAACACACTCCGAAACCCAAGATCCTGGCAGTAGTGGAAAAGCGTAAGCTAAAACAGGAGGAAGTCAAGCAGCAACCGCCGGAACTGAAACGCCAGGCAACCGACTCTTTCGTGGTCACTGCCAACAAGTCCAATCTCGCAGAGAATCAGTATCATAGCCTGCCTGATGTTAACATAGGAGTTAGTCTGAAGGTCTGCGAGAGCATCGACAAGGAGCTTAGATCATCCTACAAtcagcagaggcagcagcaacGCAAGGAAGCCAAAAAGGAGCAGCAGGTGACCCGGGCAGAAACGTACGATTCCATTAGACGTTTTGGACGCGCCCATCAAAAAGCCAGGCAAAGGGAATACCAGGAAAGGGAAAGAGAACGTGAAAAAGAGGCGTCAGCGGCTCTTCAGGAAAAGGACAAGGAACGGGAAAGAGAAAAGCCAAAGATAAACAAGGAATTTTCCGCACAGGAGCGGCAAATTGAAGTGAAAGGGACGACAAAGTCTCAAGATATAATCAAAGAAAAAGAGCAAGTATCCATAAAGGGAGAGGCTGAGGACGACGAGGAAGAGGAACCActgccaccaccgccgccacctTTGACCGAGGAGTCTCAACAGGAGGATACTGTAGCGGATGTAGAAGAGGAGGACAATCTGTCCGTATCCATTTCACAGCCGGAACAACCCAAGGAGGCGCCCGTCATCGAGGTGGCCAATTTCAGCAAGCTAATCGAGCGTCGTGCCCAGGAAATCCGCGAGCGACAGGAGCAAATAAAGCCATCCTTTCAAATAATCGTCACCGACGCTCAGAACAATATCATCCAGAAGGAGGCAATTCAGGAGAGCAAGGTAACCAGCCAAAGGATTGAACCCAAACCCAACCCGAAAACAAATTCTAACTCGAGCTCAACTTGTAATCTCGTTCAGCGCCCTCTTCGCCGCTCTGTGAGTTCCTCGAGTGGCAAACCGCTGGAACATCGCATCCTTAGCACTGGTGCCCCAATTTACAAGGCCCGACCTGTCAGGGTTTTGCCCTCCTCCAGCAGCGATTCGAGCTTTTCCAGGGGCAAAATGTCACGACCCCAAATACTGCATGTGGTGGATGGACGTGGAGGAGTTGCGGGCGGAGGAGCAGGTGGCACCCTGCGAAGGAGGAGCAGTGCCAGGAGCATAGCCAGCACAATTAGCTCGCCGGGTGGTGAGGTGGCTAATGAATATCTGCAGAAAGTGGATGCAGTCCGATGCTATTGGAACAAACTGGCGGGCAATGAACCGGAAACACTAAAAACAGAGCAGCCGGCAAAGGAAACCCAGCCAGGCATTCACTTCCAGTTGGGTGGAGAGACCACAACACAAGGCACGGATAAATCCGCTGTTGGCAATGACTTCTGCAGCATGATGCCACATCCCTCTATTGAAATTGTAGAACTAGGTGAGGGTGCCCAAAAAGCCACCATTGTAAAGGCTGCTCCGGAACGAGAGGAGGACCCAGATGAGGATCAGGATCAGTTCGATCACATAAGGTATAAGGTTCTGAAGTCTCAGCAACTGATTCGCAACAATTTCCTCTCGACCAGAAATAAAAAGGAGGCCCAGTTTGATGGTCTAATTCAGTACCTGCAGGAATATAGTTTCCAGGAGCTGCTGAGCAACAATAATGTGGTGATAGTTGAGCCTGTAAGGACCAAAATAGAACGACCTCTGCAGGTGGGAATTAACAGTGGTTCTACAACTACGCCTACGACTGTTCCACCCCCGAAGCCTCCACGGGTTGTTAATGCCTCCGCTTCCCAGCCACGAAAAACGCGGCAAAGACAAACGGGAGGTGCGGCTGCCAAACGACATTTCTTCTACCAACCTGTGCGGGTGAATAGAGAGCTCTACGAAGATGAGCTACCAGATCCTGACACAGTTCGCAATGTTCGTCGCTTTTTTGAGCAGAATGTCCTGCCAACTCCCGGTCAGGGATTATTGGTGCAATCCCAGCAAAAGTTTGGTGGCTCAGCCTGTCAATTGAGTCCCAAATCGAGGAGAGCTAGGGGTTACCGATACCTGACAATTGATACGAGTTATGGAGGAGAAGAACAACCCAAAGGCATGGAGATGCTGGAGGAGCACAAGGCGAAGCACTGGGACAATGCCAGTCTATCAAGTGGAATTTCCAGTGGTGATTTAAGTTCCCCCTGCGGGGAATATCATCATCAGGAATCCCCGGTGATGGCCTGCAAGGATGTCCATGTTCAGGACGTTGTTCGGAGGCACAATAGCAATGCTGCCAATGCCAAAGCTCGAGCTAAATTCGCCAGCCGACGCACCTGGTGTATGGGTGCTGGAGGACCAGGAGCAAATGAATCCCTTTATCggcaaatttatgaaaataatttggGAAATTCTGACCAGCAGGAAAATGGAGAACATCTGGAGGAAGAGGACGACGAACAGGATGACCAGTACGAGGACGATGTGGAGCAGGACATGTGCGAGAATTATTACGTCAGCAAT GACGTGCTGGCCAAGATAAGGGAGTGCGGCTCAACTGTCACCTACTACGGAGGAAGGGTGATGGACAAGACCGCAACCAGCAACACAGTTCCGTCCACAAAAACTACTCAACCGATGACGGGGAGTGCCACCCGCTCCCGAATCCGTCAAATCGAAGCCTGCAATGTGTGCCTCCCGAGCGAGAGATGCGAACATCGATTGCAAACCAAACAAGCTGCAgctgagcagcagcaggactCCTATCAAG GCATCAAATTTAAGTTGGTAAAGTCGAACAGCTGCAGCAGTCGCCTGGAGTTGGCCGGAACTGGAGAAGATGAGGTCACCGCCGACAGCGAGGTGGTTCGAAAAATGGTACATCACTTTGAGGCGAATCAGACAACGGCAAGTAATGATGTCCAAGTGACCATCAACAGTCAGAGTCAGATAACGTCGACGAAAAAGGAGCCGGAGGAGGATGTGCCGCGCCGCCAAGTGACAGTAAATAATCACATCAATGTGCTTGGAGACACGATGCCCCAGGAGTCCCAGGAGAAGGCTGAAAACTTTAATGGCCGGCCGGAGGAGAATGGCGCTGTGGACGCCGTGCCCACATACGAAAGTCAAGCCATGAACATACGCCTCGATGCGACTGAGAATAAGAATATCCTGCAAACTGCcgctgcgactgctgctgccaaCAAAGTTTGCCGCAATAAAAACGTTGACTTGGCCTACACGCTGGTGAAGACAACGGCAAATCCTCCCAAGGGCAAGCCCATCGAAGCACCGCGCCagaaaattggaaaacaaCTGCGCGAAGTAgaggaaaatgtggaaaaagcAGCCGTGACAAAGGCCGCCATCAAGCTGACGAAGAGCGCCCCATCGCAAATCATTGTGCCCGTTGATATTCACAGTCAGGCCTCGATAGTTGCACACACTGCCCCGATTCCAGAGCGTCGACTGAGCAATGCGAGCAGTAGTAACTCAGTGGTGGACAAGACCGTAGTTCGGCATTATGTGGCCAATGATAAGAGCATCTACGAGCGGCGCAAGTACGATGAGATTGAGTTCGAGGAGTTCGAGGTCTACGATCCCAGCAAGGAGCCACCACCCCAAGTGGAGGAAAGCCCCGAAAAAATACCCACAGATGCAGAGCTCTACGACAGCCTGGATGACAAAATGTAA